From Amycolatopsis sp. WQ 127309:
AGCGGGAGACGCTGGTCGAGCTGATGCGCCGGGTCGTCAACGCCGACGATGCGGCCCGCACCGAGGTCGTGAGCGGTAAGTCGGGTTGACTGCGGCCCGGCGCTTGGGCCGAACACCGAACAGCATGCGGGTGCGCTAGCCGGCCGCGGCGGCGCGGACGGCCGGGAGCACCTCGCGGGCCAGGAGTTTCTGCTCCGCCACCGATTGCGGGCCCAGCAACAGGAACGTGAACCCGGCCCGGACCACCTCGGTGATCTGCCGGACCACCTCGTCCACGCTGCCGGTGACCAGGCCCGGGTAGGACGTCTGCGCCGGGTCGACCCGGACGGTCAAGTTGGCCGCGTAGGTGATCGACCCGGGATCCCGGCCCGCGTCGGCGGCCGCTTTCCGCACCACGTCCCGCATCTCGGCCGCCCGGGGCAGGTCGATCCGCCCGAACGAGGGCAGCCAGCCGTCGGCGAGCTGCCCGGTCAGCTCCAGCGCCCGGGGGCCGTACGAGCCGAGCCAGAGCGGGATCCGGTGGGCTGGCCGCGGCTCGATGCGGGCGTCGCGCACGGAGAACTCCTGGCCGTCGAACACCTCCGGCTCCCCGGCCCACAACCCCCGGATGATCCGGATCGCCTCGCGCTGCGCGGTGATCTTGCGCCCCGGCGTGCGCACCGGCAAGCCGAACGCCGCGAACTCGCGGTCGTAGCCGCCCGCCCCGAGCCCCAGCACCAGCCGGCCGCCGGACACCCGGTCCAGCGTCTC
This genomic window contains:
- a CDS encoding LLM class flavin-dependent oxidoreductase, giving the protein MSAIHGQRLGFGAGGIFRGADPARLLDLAQSADELGFDLFSLSDHLHTDQPTLEPWTALSWLAAKTERIELGTNVLGLPYRAPAVLAKAAETLDRVSGGRLVLGLGAGGYDREFAAFGLPVRTPGRKITAQREAIRIIRGLWAGEPEVFDGQEFSVRDARIEPRPAHRIPLWLGSYGPRALELTGQLADGWLPSFGRIDLPRAAEMRDVVRKAAADAGRDPGSITYAANLTVRVDPAQTSYPGLVTGSVDEVVRQITEVVRAGFTFLLLGPQSVAEQKLLAREVLPAVRAAAAG